The Platichthys flesus chromosome 8, fPlaFle2.1, whole genome shotgun sequence genome has a window encoding:
- the slc25a51b gene encoding solute carrier family 25 member 51b gives MAVSTMDSESARTPQPQTALSKGGRSLMPTGALSATLGHQGKHYVCGSIAAFTNIMVTFPIQKVLFRQQLHGVLATEAVRQLQRDGLRNLYRGLLPPLLQKSTTVAIMFGLYEDFSRVLLDRAQSSGVPELATRSFAAALAGTAEALLTPFERVQTLLQDHRHHGRFNNTAHTFRTLLTEYGVRECYRGLVPILLRNSPSNMLFFGLRGPIKEQLPEATSRVGHLVNDFVCGGVLGSALGIMFYPLNVVKSRAQSQVGGPFQSCRNVLLTVWRERGGSVAMLYRGAHLNYHRSLLSWGIINATYELLLKIV, from the coding sequence ATGGCTGTTAGCACCATGGACTCGGAGTCAGCCCGGACACCTCAGCCCCAGACGGCCCTCTCTAAAGGAGGCCGCTCCCTGATGCCTACTGGGGCTCTGAGTGCTACACTGGGCCATCAAGGGAAGCACTATGTCTGTGGCTCCATTGCAGCTTTTACCAATATCATGGTGACCTTCCCTATCCAGAAGGTGCTGTTCCGCCAGCAACTGCACGGCGTGTTGGCCACGGAGGCAGTGCGGCAGCTCCAGAGGGACGGGCTGAGGAATCTTTACCGGGGCCTGTTGCCCCCACTGCTCCAGAAGAGCACCACAGTGGCCATCATGTTTGGCCTGTACGAGGACTTCTCTCGGGTCTTATTGGACCGGGCTCAAAGCAGTGGTGTGCCAGAGCTGGCCACACGAAGCTTTGCTGCAGCATTGGCAGGAACCGCAGAGGCCCTCCTGACGCCATTTGAGCGTGTGCAGACTCTCCTTCAAGACCATCGGCACCACGGCCGCTTCAACAACACAGCCCACACCTtccggacacttctgactgagtATGGTGTCAGAGAGTGCTACCGGGGCCTCGTGCCCATACTCCTCCGTAACAGCCCTAGCAATATGCTCTTCTTTGGGCTCCGGGGGCCCATTAAAGAGCAGCTCCCAGAAGCCACTAGCCGAGTCGGTCACTTGGTGAATGATTTTGTGTGTGGAGGGGTGCTGGGTTCCGCCCTGGGCATCATGTTCTATCCATTAAATGTGGTGAAGTCCCGGGCCCAGTCTCAGGTTGGTGGACCCTTCCAGTCCTGCAGaaacgtgctgctgacagtgtggagagagaggggtggtaGCGTGGCCATGCTCTACAGAGGGGCTCACCTCAATTACCACCGATCACTCCTCTCCTGGGGGATCATCAACGCCACctatgagctgctgctgaagatCGTATGA
- the ints10 gene encoding integrator complex subunit 10 isoform X1: MSAQKDCEFLVRRARELVSDDPCAAKAWLITARTLYPADFNIQYEMYSIERNAERTASAGRLLYDMFINFPDQPTVWREISVITAALRGDSQDKHAQFLRGLFETLPGRVQCEMLLKATEQCFNTLEKAEMLLLLLKRFPESVVQHGVNLGETLLEAEVSENVETPVNCFRKLFVCDVLPLVINNMDMRLPASLMQKYMLKAAEFYIGYVTRGPSPDVQIQGKGSQEAGSLKSPNMSRGSQRHVIDGLSEKSSVVAEPWERLLDILAVVGARCEWQGDKGQRTYVDMLLRVKELCRYLPSLEGETRSRCCSQVVICAALVLFRSAFLYVSSVQPALFQAMNALSSGPWILVEDLSSVYNDLELERGAVKHAHKKRKLADGREKTMSSDDEEGLGKGRGRHIIVTKTEMPSWSETLESFRTARESWDLLHSHDGLETEFKKICASWKTDSWLWFRIFLTDMIIYQGQYRKALSSLHQMAAVLQPQPGQQSPSGQVSLEQHRALIQQASCHYALGEYRLACEKLLDVVGGLSPPNQEPSKTPEDQGRVKAKMRKGNDLRLLPCTSKAVLPFGLQLMLACFKLRAFTDNRDDLSLGHVVVLLQQDWPHGEMLFLKAVDKICQQGGLQYENFFNYVTNIDMLEEFAYLRTPEGGRIQLELLPNQGMLIKNPSPALGVELNTLLLQGVQAMDRHHTVTRGITKGVKEDFRLAMERQVSRCGENLLSVLHRFCINEKIMIIQSLP, encoded by the exons ATGTCAGCGCAAAAAGACTGCGAGTTTCTGGTGAGAAGAGCCCGGGAGCTGGTGTCTGATGATCCGTGCGCGGCCAAAGCCTGGCTCATCACAGCCAGGACCCTGTACCCTGCAGACTTCAACATACAG TATGAAATGTACAGCATTGAACGCAATGCAGAGAGGACCGCCTCTGCAGGGAGACTCCTGTATGACAT GTTCATCAACTTTCCAGATCAACCCACTGTGTGGCGGGAGATCAGTGTCATCACAGCTGCCCTACGCGGTGACTCTCAGGACAAGCATGCACAGTTTCTCCGAG GACTTTTTGAGACACTTCCCGGCCGTGTGCAGTGTGAAATGCTCCTGAAAGCCACCGAGCAGTGTTTCAACACTTTGGAGAAGGCAGaaatgctgctgcttcttctgaaGCGCTTTCCTGAGTCTGTGGTCCAACACGgg GTCAATTTAGGAGAGACGCTGCTGGAGGCGGAGGTGTCAGAGAATGTGGAGACTCCCGTCAACTGCTTCAGAAAACTGTTTG TGTGTGATGTCCTCCCTTTGGTCATTAACAACATGGACATGCGCTTGCCGGCCAGCCTGATGCAGAAATACAtgctgaaagcagctgaattcTATATTGGTTATGTTACCCGTGGACCCTCACCTGATGTACAGATACAGGGTAAGG GCTCTCAAGAAGCTGGATCACTGAAGTCACCCAACATGTCCCGTGGCTCCCAGCGCCATGTGATTGACGGCCTTTCTGAAAAGTCTTCAGTGGTAGCAGAGCCTTGGGAGCGGCTGTTGGATATCCTCGCTGTGGTTGGAGCTCGCTGCGAGTGGCAGGGAGACAAGGGACAGAG GACTTATGTGGACATGCTGCTGAGGGTGAAGGAGTTGTGTCGCTACCTTCCTAGTCTGGAAGGAGAGACTCGGTCCCGCTGCTGCAGCCAAGTGGTCATCTGTGCGGCACTCGTCCTCTTCCGCAGCGCCTTTCTCTACGTCTCATCTGTACAGCCTGCACTGTTCCAAG CCATGAATGCGCTGAGTTCGGGGCCATGGATCCTTGTAGAGGACTTGAGTTCGGTGTATAATGATTTGGAGCTGGAGAGGGGAGCTGtgaaacatgcacacaagaAACGCAAACTGGCCGATGGGAGAGAGAAGACCATG aGCTCCGATGACGAGGAAGGGTTGGGAAAAGGCCGCGGTCGACACATCATAGTAACCAAGACTGAGATGCCCAGCTGGTCAGAGACTCTGGAGAGCTTCCGCACAGCGAGGGAGAGCTGGGATCTACTTCACTCCCATGACGGCCTGGAAACTG AGTTCAAGAAGATCTGTGCCtcttggaagacagacagctggTTATGGTTCAGAATATTCCTCACTGACATGATCATATATCAG GGACAGTACCGTAAGGCCCTCTCTAGCCTGCACCAGATGGCTGCAGTGCTGCAGCCTCAGCCAGGGCAGCAGAGCCCCTCGGGTCAGGTCAGTCTGGAGCAACACAGGGCCCTCATACAGCAGGCCTCCTGCCACTACGCACTGGGAGAGTAcagg TTGGCCTGTGAGAAGCTGCTCGATGTTGTGGGTGGGCTGAGTCCCCCAAACCAAGAACCATCAAAGACCCCAGAAGATCAAGGGAGAGTCAAGGCCAAAATGAGGAAAG GCAATGACCTGCGATTGCTGCCCTGCACCAGCAAAGCTGTGTTACCTTTCGGTCTCCAGCTCATGCTCGCCTGCTTCAAG CTCCGGGCCTTCACAGACAATCGTGACGACCTGTCCCTCGGCCACGTGGTGGTGCTCCTGCAGCAGGACTGGCCACACGGGGAGATGCTGTTTTTAAAGGCAGTGGATAAAATCTGTCAGCAAGGCGGTTTGCAGTATGAGAATTTCTTCAACTATGTCACCA ATATTGACATGCTGGAGGAGTTTGCATACCTGCGCACTCCAGAGGGAGGTAGAAttcagctggagctgctgcccaATCAGGGAATGCTGATCAA GAACCCTAGTCCCGCCTTGGGGGTGGAGTTAAACACCCTACTGCTACAAGGGGTGCAGGCGATGGACAG ACACCACACGGTGACGCGGGGAATCACCAAAGGAGTGAAAGAGGACTTCCGTCTGGCCATGGAGCGGCAGGTGTCGCGTTGTGGGGAGAACCTCCTGAGCGTGCTTCACCGTTTCTGCATCAATGAAAAAATCATGATCATCCAGTCTCTTCCTTGA
- the ints10 gene encoding integrator complex subunit 10 isoform X2 — protein sequence MSAQKDCEFLVRRARELVSDDPCAAKAWLITARTLYPADFNIQYEMYSIERNAERTASAGRLLYDMFINFPDQPTVWREISVITAALRGDSQDKHAQFLRGLFETLPGRVQCEMLLKATEQCFNTLEKAEMLLLLLKRFPESVVQHGVNLGETLLEAEVSENVETPVNCFRKLFVCDVLPLVINNMDMRLPASLMQKYMLKAAEFYIGYVTRGPSPDVQIQGSQEAGSLKSPNMSRGSQRHVIDGLSEKSSVVAEPWERLLDILAVVGARCEWQGDKGQRTYVDMLLRVKELCRYLPSLEGETRSRCCSQVVICAALVLFRSAFLYVSSVQPALFQAMNALSSGPWILVEDLSSVYNDLELERGAVKHAHKKRKLADGREKTMSSDDEEGLGKGRGRHIIVTKTEMPSWSETLESFRTARESWDLLHSHDGLETEFKKICASWKTDSWLWFRIFLTDMIIYQGQYRKALSSLHQMAAVLQPQPGQQSPSGQVSLEQHRALIQQASCHYALGEYRLACEKLLDVVGGLSPPNQEPSKTPEDQGRVKAKMRKGNDLRLLPCTSKAVLPFGLQLMLACFKLRAFTDNRDDLSLGHVVVLLQQDWPHGEMLFLKAVDKICQQGGLQYENFFNYVTNIDMLEEFAYLRTPEGGRIQLELLPNQGMLIKNPSPALGVELNTLLLQGVQAMDRHHTVTRGITKGVKEDFRLAMERQVSRCGENLLSVLHRFCINEKIMIIQSLP from the exons ATGTCAGCGCAAAAAGACTGCGAGTTTCTGGTGAGAAGAGCCCGGGAGCTGGTGTCTGATGATCCGTGCGCGGCCAAAGCCTGGCTCATCACAGCCAGGACCCTGTACCCTGCAGACTTCAACATACAG TATGAAATGTACAGCATTGAACGCAATGCAGAGAGGACCGCCTCTGCAGGGAGACTCCTGTATGACAT GTTCATCAACTTTCCAGATCAACCCACTGTGTGGCGGGAGATCAGTGTCATCACAGCTGCCCTACGCGGTGACTCTCAGGACAAGCATGCACAGTTTCTCCGAG GACTTTTTGAGACACTTCCCGGCCGTGTGCAGTGTGAAATGCTCCTGAAAGCCACCGAGCAGTGTTTCAACACTTTGGAGAAGGCAGaaatgctgctgcttcttctgaaGCGCTTTCCTGAGTCTGTGGTCCAACACGgg GTCAATTTAGGAGAGACGCTGCTGGAGGCGGAGGTGTCAGAGAATGTGGAGACTCCCGTCAACTGCTTCAGAAAACTGTTTG TGTGTGATGTCCTCCCTTTGGTCATTAACAACATGGACATGCGCTTGCCGGCCAGCCTGATGCAGAAATACAtgctgaaagcagctgaattcTATATTGGTTATGTTACCCGTGGACCCTCACCTGATGTACAGATACAGG GCTCTCAAGAAGCTGGATCACTGAAGTCACCCAACATGTCCCGTGGCTCCCAGCGCCATGTGATTGACGGCCTTTCTGAAAAGTCTTCAGTGGTAGCAGAGCCTTGGGAGCGGCTGTTGGATATCCTCGCTGTGGTTGGAGCTCGCTGCGAGTGGCAGGGAGACAAGGGACAGAG GACTTATGTGGACATGCTGCTGAGGGTGAAGGAGTTGTGTCGCTACCTTCCTAGTCTGGAAGGAGAGACTCGGTCCCGCTGCTGCAGCCAAGTGGTCATCTGTGCGGCACTCGTCCTCTTCCGCAGCGCCTTTCTCTACGTCTCATCTGTACAGCCTGCACTGTTCCAAG CCATGAATGCGCTGAGTTCGGGGCCATGGATCCTTGTAGAGGACTTGAGTTCGGTGTATAATGATTTGGAGCTGGAGAGGGGAGCTGtgaaacatgcacacaagaAACGCAAACTGGCCGATGGGAGAGAGAAGACCATG aGCTCCGATGACGAGGAAGGGTTGGGAAAAGGCCGCGGTCGACACATCATAGTAACCAAGACTGAGATGCCCAGCTGGTCAGAGACTCTGGAGAGCTTCCGCACAGCGAGGGAGAGCTGGGATCTACTTCACTCCCATGACGGCCTGGAAACTG AGTTCAAGAAGATCTGTGCCtcttggaagacagacagctggTTATGGTTCAGAATATTCCTCACTGACATGATCATATATCAG GGACAGTACCGTAAGGCCCTCTCTAGCCTGCACCAGATGGCTGCAGTGCTGCAGCCTCAGCCAGGGCAGCAGAGCCCCTCGGGTCAGGTCAGTCTGGAGCAACACAGGGCCCTCATACAGCAGGCCTCCTGCCACTACGCACTGGGAGAGTAcagg TTGGCCTGTGAGAAGCTGCTCGATGTTGTGGGTGGGCTGAGTCCCCCAAACCAAGAACCATCAAAGACCCCAGAAGATCAAGGGAGAGTCAAGGCCAAAATGAGGAAAG GCAATGACCTGCGATTGCTGCCCTGCACCAGCAAAGCTGTGTTACCTTTCGGTCTCCAGCTCATGCTCGCCTGCTTCAAG CTCCGGGCCTTCACAGACAATCGTGACGACCTGTCCCTCGGCCACGTGGTGGTGCTCCTGCAGCAGGACTGGCCACACGGGGAGATGCTGTTTTTAAAGGCAGTGGATAAAATCTGTCAGCAAGGCGGTTTGCAGTATGAGAATTTCTTCAACTATGTCACCA ATATTGACATGCTGGAGGAGTTTGCATACCTGCGCACTCCAGAGGGAGGTAGAAttcagctggagctgctgcccaATCAGGGAATGCTGATCAA GAACCCTAGTCCCGCCTTGGGGGTGGAGTTAAACACCCTACTGCTACAAGGGGTGCAGGCGATGGACAG ACACCACACGGTGACGCGGGGAATCACCAAAGGAGTGAAAGAGGACTTCCGTCTGGCCATGGAGCGGCAGGTGTCGCGTTGTGGGGAGAACCTCCTGAGCGTGCTTCACCGTTTCTGCATCAATGAAAAAATCATGATCATCCAGTCTCTTCCTTGA
- the ints10 gene encoding integrator complex subunit 10 isoform X3: MSAQKDCEFLVRRARELVSDDPCAAKAWLITARTLYPADFNIQYEMYSIERNAERTASAGRLLYDMFINFPDQPTVWREISVITAALRGDSQDKHAQFLRGLFETLPGRVQCEMLLKATEQCFNTLEKAEMLLLLLKRFPESVVQHGVNLGETLLEAEVSENVETPVNCFRKLFVCDVLPLVINNMDMRLPASLMQKYMLKAAEFYIGYVTRGPSPDVQIQGKGSQEAGSLKSPNMSRGSQRHVIDGLSEKSSVVAEPWERLLDILAVVGARCEWQGDKGQRTYVDMLLRVKELCRYLPSLEGETRSRCCSQVVICAALVLFRSAFLYVSSVQPALFQAMNALSSGPWILVEDLSSVYNDLELERGAVKHAHKKRKLADGREKTMSSDDEEGLGKGRGRHIIVTKTEMPSWSETLESFRTARESWDLLHSHDGLETEFKKICASWKTDSWLWFRIFLTDMIIYQGQYRKALSSLHQMAAVLQPQPGQQSPSGQVSLEQHRALIQQASCHYALGEYRLACEKLLDVVGGLSPPNQEPSKTPEDQGRVKAKMRKGNDLRLLPCTSKAVLPFGLQLMLACFKLRAFTDNRDDLSLGHVVVLLQQDWPHGEMLFLKAVDKICQQGGLQYENFFNYVTNIDMLEEFAYLRTPEGGRIQLELLPNQGMLIKHHTVTRGITKGVKEDFRLAMERQVSRCGENLLSVLHRFCINEKIMIIQSLP; the protein is encoded by the exons ATGTCAGCGCAAAAAGACTGCGAGTTTCTGGTGAGAAGAGCCCGGGAGCTGGTGTCTGATGATCCGTGCGCGGCCAAAGCCTGGCTCATCACAGCCAGGACCCTGTACCCTGCAGACTTCAACATACAG TATGAAATGTACAGCATTGAACGCAATGCAGAGAGGACCGCCTCTGCAGGGAGACTCCTGTATGACAT GTTCATCAACTTTCCAGATCAACCCACTGTGTGGCGGGAGATCAGTGTCATCACAGCTGCCCTACGCGGTGACTCTCAGGACAAGCATGCACAGTTTCTCCGAG GACTTTTTGAGACACTTCCCGGCCGTGTGCAGTGTGAAATGCTCCTGAAAGCCACCGAGCAGTGTTTCAACACTTTGGAGAAGGCAGaaatgctgctgcttcttctgaaGCGCTTTCCTGAGTCTGTGGTCCAACACGgg GTCAATTTAGGAGAGACGCTGCTGGAGGCGGAGGTGTCAGAGAATGTGGAGACTCCCGTCAACTGCTTCAGAAAACTGTTTG TGTGTGATGTCCTCCCTTTGGTCATTAACAACATGGACATGCGCTTGCCGGCCAGCCTGATGCAGAAATACAtgctgaaagcagctgaattcTATATTGGTTATGTTACCCGTGGACCCTCACCTGATGTACAGATACAGGGTAAGG GCTCTCAAGAAGCTGGATCACTGAAGTCACCCAACATGTCCCGTGGCTCCCAGCGCCATGTGATTGACGGCCTTTCTGAAAAGTCTTCAGTGGTAGCAGAGCCTTGGGAGCGGCTGTTGGATATCCTCGCTGTGGTTGGAGCTCGCTGCGAGTGGCAGGGAGACAAGGGACAGAG GACTTATGTGGACATGCTGCTGAGGGTGAAGGAGTTGTGTCGCTACCTTCCTAGTCTGGAAGGAGAGACTCGGTCCCGCTGCTGCAGCCAAGTGGTCATCTGTGCGGCACTCGTCCTCTTCCGCAGCGCCTTTCTCTACGTCTCATCTGTACAGCCTGCACTGTTCCAAG CCATGAATGCGCTGAGTTCGGGGCCATGGATCCTTGTAGAGGACTTGAGTTCGGTGTATAATGATTTGGAGCTGGAGAGGGGAGCTGtgaaacatgcacacaagaAACGCAAACTGGCCGATGGGAGAGAGAAGACCATG aGCTCCGATGACGAGGAAGGGTTGGGAAAAGGCCGCGGTCGACACATCATAGTAACCAAGACTGAGATGCCCAGCTGGTCAGAGACTCTGGAGAGCTTCCGCACAGCGAGGGAGAGCTGGGATCTACTTCACTCCCATGACGGCCTGGAAACTG AGTTCAAGAAGATCTGTGCCtcttggaagacagacagctggTTATGGTTCAGAATATTCCTCACTGACATGATCATATATCAG GGACAGTACCGTAAGGCCCTCTCTAGCCTGCACCAGATGGCTGCAGTGCTGCAGCCTCAGCCAGGGCAGCAGAGCCCCTCGGGTCAGGTCAGTCTGGAGCAACACAGGGCCCTCATACAGCAGGCCTCCTGCCACTACGCACTGGGAGAGTAcagg TTGGCCTGTGAGAAGCTGCTCGATGTTGTGGGTGGGCTGAGTCCCCCAAACCAAGAACCATCAAAGACCCCAGAAGATCAAGGGAGAGTCAAGGCCAAAATGAGGAAAG GCAATGACCTGCGATTGCTGCCCTGCACCAGCAAAGCTGTGTTACCTTTCGGTCTCCAGCTCATGCTCGCCTGCTTCAAG CTCCGGGCCTTCACAGACAATCGTGACGACCTGTCCCTCGGCCACGTGGTGGTGCTCCTGCAGCAGGACTGGCCACACGGGGAGATGCTGTTTTTAAAGGCAGTGGATAAAATCTGTCAGCAAGGCGGTTTGCAGTATGAGAATTTCTTCAACTATGTCACCA ATATTGACATGCTGGAGGAGTTTGCATACCTGCGCACTCCAGAGGGAGGTAGAAttcagctggagctgctgcccaATCAGGGAATGCTGATCAA ACACCACACGGTGACGCGGGGAATCACCAAAGGAGTGAAAGAGGACTTCCGTCTGGCCATGGAGCGGCAGGTGTCGCGTTGTGGGGAGAACCTCCTGAGCGTGCTTCACCGTTTCTGCATCAATGAAAAAATCATGATCATCCAGTCTCTTCCTTGA
- the ints10 gene encoding integrator complex subunit 10 isoform X4 — translation MSAQKDCEFLVRRARELVSDDPCAAKAWLITARTLYPADFNIQYEMYSIERNAERTASAGRLLYDMFINFPDQPTVWREISVITAALRGDSQDKHAQFLRGLFETLPGRVQCEMLLKATEQCFNTLEKAEMLLLLLKRFPESVVQHGVNLGETLLEAEVSENVETPVNCFRKLFVCDVLPLVINNMDMRLPASLMQKYMLKAAEFYIGYVTRGPSPDVQIQGSQEAGSLKSPNMSRGSQRHVIDGLSEKSSVVAEPWERLLDILAVVGARCEWQGDKGQRTYVDMLLRVKELCRYLPSLEGETRSRCCSQVVICAALVLFRSAFLYVSSVQPALFQAMNALSSGPWILVEDLSSVYNDLELERGAVKHAHKKRKLADGREKTMSSDDEEGLGKGRGRHIIVTKTEMPSWSETLESFRTARESWDLLHSHDGLETEFKKICASWKTDSWLWFRIFLTDMIIYQGQYRKALSSLHQMAAVLQPQPGQQSPSGQVSLEQHRALIQQASCHYALGEYRLACEKLLDVVGGLSPPNQEPSKTPEDQGRVKAKMRKGNDLRLLPCTSKAVLPFGLQLMLACFKLRAFTDNRDDLSLGHVVVLLQQDWPHGEMLFLKAVDKICQQGGLQYENFFNYVTNIDMLEEFAYLRTPEGGRIQLELLPNQGMLIKHHTVTRGITKGVKEDFRLAMERQVSRCGENLLSVLHRFCINEKIMIIQSLP, via the exons ATGTCAGCGCAAAAAGACTGCGAGTTTCTGGTGAGAAGAGCCCGGGAGCTGGTGTCTGATGATCCGTGCGCGGCCAAAGCCTGGCTCATCACAGCCAGGACCCTGTACCCTGCAGACTTCAACATACAG TATGAAATGTACAGCATTGAACGCAATGCAGAGAGGACCGCCTCTGCAGGGAGACTCCTGTATGACAT GTTCATCAACTTTCCAGATCAACCCACTGTGTGGCGGGAGATCAGTGTCATCACAGCTGCCCTACGCGGTGACTCTCAGGACAAGCATGCACAGTTTCTCCGAG GACTTTTTGAGACACTTCCCGGCCGTGTGCAGTGTGAAATGCTCCTGAAAGCCACCGAGCAGTGTTTCAACACTTTGGAGAAGGCAGaaatgctgctgcttcttctgaaGCGCTTTCCTGAGTCTGTGGTCCAACACGgg GTCAATTTAGGAGAGACGCTGCTGGAGGCGGAGGTGTCAGAGAATGTGGAGACTCCCGTCAACTGCTTCAGAAAACTGTTTG TGTGTGATGTCCTCCCTTTGGTCATTAACAACATGGACATGCGCTTGCCGGCCAGCCTGATGCAGAAATACAtgctgaaagcagctgaattcTATATTGGTTATGTTACCCGTGGACCCTCACCTGATGTACAGATACAGG GCTCTCAAGAAGCTGGATCACTGAAGTCACCCAACATGTCCCGTGGCTCCCAGCGCCATGTGATTGACGGCCTTTCTGAAAAGTCTTCAGTGGTAGCAGAGCCTTGGGAGCGGCTGTTGGATATCCTCGCTGTGGTTGGAGCTCGCTGCGAGTGGCAGGGAGACAAGGGACAGAG GACTTATGTGGACATGCTGCTGAGGGTGAAGGAGTTGTGTCGCTACCTTCCTAGTCTGGAAGGAGAGACTCGGTCCCGCTGCTGCAGCCAAGTGGTCATCTGTGCGGCACTCGTCCTCTTCCGCAGCGCCTTTCTCTACGTCTCATCTGTACAGCCTGCACTGTTCCAAG CCATGAATGCGCTGAGTTCGGGGCCATGGATCCTTGTAGAGGACTTGAGTTCGGTGTATAATGATTTGGAGCTGGAGAGGGGAGCTGtgaaacatgcacacaagaAACGCAAACTGGCCGATGGGAGAGAGAAGACCATG aGCTCCGATGACGAGGAAGGGTTGGGAAAAGGCCGCGGTCGACACATCATAGTAACCAAGACTGAGATGCCCAGCTGGTCAGAGACTCTGGAGAGCTTCCGCACAGCGAGGGAGAGCTGGGATCTACTTCACTCCCATGACGGCCTGGAAACTG AGTTCAAGAAGATCTGTGCCtcttggaagacagacagctggTTATGGTTCAGAATATTCCTCACTGACATGATCATATATCAG GGACAGTACCGTAAGGCCCTCTCTAGCCTGCACCAGATGGCTGCAGTGCTGCAGCCTCAGCCAGGGCAGCAGAGCCCCTCGGGTCAGGTCAGTCTGGAGCAACACAGGGCCCTCATACAGCAGGCCTCCTGCCACTACGCACTGGGAGAGTAcagg TTGGCCTGTGAGAAGCTGCTCGATGTTGTGGGTGGGCTGAGTCCCCCAAACCAAGAACCATCAAAGACCCCAGAAGATCAAGGGAGAGTCAAGGCCAAAATGAGGAAAG GCAATGACCTGCGATTGCTGCCCTGCACCAGCAAAGCTGTGTTACCTTTCGGTCTCCAGCTCATGCTCGCCTGCTTCAAG CTCCGGGCCTTCACAGACAATCGTGACGACCTGTCCCTCGGCCACGTGGTGGTGCTCCTGCAGCAGGACTGGCCACACGGGGAGATGCTGTTTTTAAAGGCAGTGGATAAAATCTGTCAGCAAGGCGGTTTGCAGTATGAGAATTTCTTCAACTATGTCACCA ATATTGACATGCTGGAGGAGTTTGCATACCTGCGCACTCCAGAGGGAGGTAGAAttcagctggagctgctgcccaATCAGGGAATGCTGATCAA ACACCACACGGTGACGCGGGGAATCACCAAAGGAGTGAAAGAGGACTTCCGTCTGGCCATGGAGCGGCAGGTGTCGCGTTGTGGGGAGAACCTCCTGAGCGTGCTTCACCGTTTCTGCATCAATGAAAAAATCATGATCATCCAGTCTCTTCCTTGA